A genomic segment from Bacillus cereus G9842 encodes:
- a CDS encoding transglycosylase SLT domain-containing protein, with amino-acid sequence MKKFFVGFLVVLGVYLYFQGKSEGMDKLVNGTSYVDSEEAKQMKQIIIEEAKKVNLPEWIPLAIAEHESRLNPRSVGDNGTSFGLFQLHRGGGLAPEHLTDDELKDPRTNAQIAMPHLMKGYKRGVQKGLTDFALLKYIANTSGWPGNLGPEWTDNNMKYNIGLEDVYYRNKGVIKE; translated from the coding sequence GTGAAGAAATTCTTTGTAGGATTTTTAGTTGTTCTTGGAGTATATTTATATTTCCAAGGAAAGTCTGAAGGAATGGATAAGCTAGTGAATGGAACAAGCTATGTTGATTCAGAAGAAGCAAAACAGATGAAACAAATCATTATAGAGGAAGCGAAGAAAGTAAATCTTCCGGAATGGATACCTCTTGCAATTGCTGAGCATGAAAGTCGATTAAATCCAAGAAGTGTTGGAGATAATGGAACTTCATTCGGATTGTTTCAACTACACCGCGGCGGCGGGCTTGCACCAGAACATTTAACTGATGATGAGCTGAAAGATCCACGTACAAATGCGCAAATTGCAATGCCGCATTTAATGAAAGGATATAAGCGTGGGGTGCAAAAAGGTTTGACTGATTTTGCATTACTGAAATATATAGCGAATACATCTGGATGGCCAGGGAATTTAGGGCCAGAGTGGACGGATAATAACATGAAGTATAACATCGGATTAGAAGATGTGTACTATCGAAATAAAGGTGTAATTAAAGAGTAG
- a CDS encoding ABC transporter substrate-binding protein: MKKKTKKWAGVFSVLLSSSLVLSACGGQEDTASTEPVKQQDLKNVKIEKIAATDKTKVPDKAKNRKDTLVVGISKPGGVFLPYFQQNGWDGNVTSVIFASLVSTDKQGKPIPELAEKWDVSSDQLTYTFHLRKDLKFSDGSPLTADDVAFTLTLLHDKAYEGEVDISQYAVKGGKEYKEGKATSIEGIQVVDPQTIKITTEKVNSQAIFVLGGTVLSKAYYGKDYKQNTSLDYLKDLYGKPLAAGPYKFEKYIPGQEVRFVANENYYAGKPKIQNFIYKITSGDTKLQLFQTGEVDHTGLGTGDEVLEQAKALEFANIQIETAPSYSYIYMNNNKPYLKDKKVRQALIYGLDRKKYVDTALKGYGTVANVPIHPTSWAYTEEGVNKYEYDKEKAKKLLDEAGWKVGSDGIREKDGQKLKLSYFGPSSAKDSDLLIPIAKENYKEIGVEFNPEFMDFNTMLSKVNKGDYDLASVSTPITSDPSETAGEYLSTANETSLGYKNAKVDELIQKGIETVDIEKRKPIYKELYKELSDDPPVILLNYRRTITGYNGNIKGIDPEKYNSISANLPVLSFEK; encoded by the coding sequence ATGAAGAAAAAGACAAAAAAATGGGCTGGTGTATTTTCAGTATTACTTAGTAGTTCGCTTGTGTTATCTGCTTGTGGGGGACAGGAGGATACGGCTTCTACAGAACCGGTTAAACAGCAGGATTTAAAAAATGTGAAAATTGAAAAGATCGCTGCGACAGATAAAACGAAAGTGCCAGACAAAGCGAAGAATAGAAAAGATACGTTAGTAGTTGGTATTAGTAAGCCAGGCGGCGTATTTTTACCATACTTCCAACAAAATGGTTGGGATGGAAACGTAACTTCAGTTATTTTTGCATCTCTCGTATCAACCGATAAACAAGGGAAACCAATTCCAGAATTAGCTGAGAAGTGGGACGTTTCTTCTGATCAGTTAACATATACATTCCATTTACGTAAAGATTTGAAATTTAGTGATGGATCGCCATTAACGGCGGATGATGTAGCTTTCACATTGACGCTTTTACATGATAAGGCATATGAGGGTGAAGTAGATATCTCTCAATATGCGGTTAAAGGTGGTAAAGAATATAAAGAAGGAAAAGCAACTTCAATTGAAGGTATTCAAGTTGTTGATCCACAAACAATTAAAATTACAACTGAAAAAGTGAATTCACAAGCTATATTTGTTTTAGGAGGTACAGTACTATCAAAAGCTTATTATGGAAAAGATTATAAGCAAAATACAAGCTTAGATTACTTAAAAGATTTATATGGAAAGCCATTAGCTGCGGGTCCATATAAATTTGAAAAGTATATTCCAGGTCAAGAAGTTCGTTTTGTAGCAAACGAAAATTATTATGCGGGTAAACCAAAAATTCAAAACTTCATTTATAAAATTACTTCTGGTGATACGAAGCTTCAGTTGTTCCAAACAGGAGAAGTTGACCATACTGGCTTAGGTACTGGTGATGAGGTTCTTGAACAGGCTAAGGCTTTAGAATTCGCAAATATCCAAATCGAAACAGCACCGTCATATAGTTATATTTATATGAATAATAATAAGCCTTACTTAAAGGATAAAAAGGTTCGCCAAGCACTTATTTACGGATTAGACCGCAAAAAATATGTTGATACAGCGTTAAAAGGGTACGGTACAGTAGCCAATGTACCAATTCATCCAACTTCTTGGGCTTATACGGAAGAAGGAGTTAATAAATACGAATACGATAAAGAAAAAGCGAAAAAATTATTAGATGAAGCAGGGTGGAAAGTTGGTTCGGATGGAATTCGTGAAAAAGATGGTCAAAAATTAAAACTTTCTTATTTCGGTCCAAGTTCGGCTAAAGATAGTGATTTATTAATTCCGATTGCGAAAGAGAATTATAAAGAAATAGGTGTAGAGTTTAATCCTGAATTTATGGACTTTAATACGATGCTTTCTAAGGTAAACAAAGGGGATTATGATTTAGCTTCTGTTTCGACACCGATTACAAGTGACCCGAGTGAAACAGCTGGTGAATATTTGTCTACTGCAAATGAAACTAGTCTTGGTTATAAGAATGCAAAAGTAGATGAGCTAATTCAAAAAGGTATTGAAACTGTAGATATCGAAAAGCGTAAACCTATTTATAAAGAATTGTATAAAGAATTAAGTGATGATCCACCAGTAATTCTATTAAACTACCGTAGAACAATTACTGGTTATAACGGGAATATAAAAGGAATTGATCCTGAAAAGTACAACAGTATTAGTGCAAACTTACCAGTATTATCATTTGAAAAATAA
- a CDS encoding DUF4931 domain-containing protein: MDTQQLYFLNDIGKQKPESIRNRSAACPFCDTEHLTDILATDGSIIWLKNKFPTLQDTFQTVLIETDNCEDHIATYTEEHMRKLMQFSIQHWLHLQKKEEFASVILYKNHGPFSGGSLHHAHMQIIGMKYVDYLENIEEENFQGVIVQKNERIELNISERPIIGFTEFNIIIDNISYIDDMANYIQQTVRYILTDFHKGCSSYNLFFYYLNGKIICKVVPRFVVSPLYVGYKIPQVSTKLEYVKIQLAEYFTK; the protein is encoded by the coding sequence ATGGATACACAACAACTATATTTTTTAAACGATATCGGTAAACAAAAACCAGAAAGTATTCGTAATAGAAGCGCTGCATGTCCATTTTGCGATACAGAACATTTAACGGATATTTTAGCAACTGATGGTTCTATTATTTGGTTAAAAAATAAATTTCCTACATTACAAGATACATTTCAAACAGTGTTAATTGAAACCGATAATTGCGAAGATCATATCGCAACATATACAGAAGAACATATGCGGAAATTAATGCAATTTTCTATTCAACATTGGTTACACTTACAGAAGAAAGAAGAGTTCGCATCTGTAATTTTATACAAAAATCACGGTCCATTTTCAGGTGGAAGTTTGCATCATGCACACATGCAAATTATCGGAATGAAATATGTAGATTATCTTGAAAATATTGAAGAAGAAAATTTCCAAGGGGTAATTGTTCAAAAAAATGAACGCATTGAGCTTAATATTTCAGAGCGTCCCATTATTGGCTTCACTGAATTCAATATAATCATTGATAATATTTCATATATAGATGACATGGCAAATTACATTCAGCAAACTGTACGTTACATACTGACAGATTTCCATAAAGGATGCAGTAGTTATAACTTATTCTTCTATTACTTAAATGGAAAAATCATTTGTAAAGTTGTTCCTAGGTTTGTCGTTTCACCGCTGTATGTAGGATATAAAATACCTCAAGTTTCCACAAAACTAGAATACGTAAAAATACAACTAGCGGAGTATTTCACAAAATGA
- a CDS encoding DUF2334 domain-containing protein, with protein MKKWLLLLFSLLLLIPVPISAQKTEQPKTLILYSSNDDQITSDIQILNTQVGHFTNNITIKNIKQLAEITDKSSYTHVIYMSEKQEELSTEAKKFLEGFPGPLLVLGQNIEQLSNRFSFITLKNEDINSDTIEYPTRKLKNILEEERTIKQLDTNGTILAHALRGNNTYPLIVQQNNSYYVATSNLFDWISYYIGESLFSYFQQKPETNKKLAYLRLEDVHPAADINQLKEIAELLKEKKIPYMITVIPVYTDPDTGKTLHLKDKPELVDLLRSMQDDGAAIIMHGYTHQFYDSETGEGFEFWDVKTDQPIRQPKHEKPKTKDEFPNIESYNQYVKKGEEFEEKYTTDHIEKGIQELVDAKLYPAAFEAPHYTMSQKGYEILSRYFSTYVGQLQLSDTTWKSMHSPAYRSTPSFLHGMKLMPETVGFIEEDKPQAIAKMKENALSVAKLSDGIIGAFYHPYLGVKPLKEVLKDLESIPNIEWIDLQKEKNEVKMKDIHITTNKEGIHVKKPTSANDIIDYIKQYGFFLILGFVIIVFLLLLKRAKKLES; from the coding sequence ATGAAAAAATGGCTGTTACTCTTATTTAGTTTACTACTATTAATTCCTGTCCCTATTTCCGCACAAAAAACCGAACAACCAAAAACCCTTATTTTATACAGTTCAAACGATGATCAAATTACAAGTGATATCCAAATACTTAATACACAAGTAGGACATTTCACTAATAATATAACAATTAAAAACATAAAACAGTTAGCTGAAATAACTGATAAATCTTCGTATACACATGTTATTTACATGAGTGAAAAACAAGAAGAACTTTCTACTGAAGCAAAGAAATTTCTAGAAGGATTCCCAGGACCATTACTAGTTTTAGGTCAAAATATAGAACAGTTATCTAATCGTTTTTCATTTATCACACTTAAAAATGAAGATATAAACTCTGATACAATTGAATATCCAACACGTAAACTAAAGAATATATTAGAAGAAGAAAGAACAATTAAACAACTTGACACAAATGGAACAATTCTCGCCCATGCTTTAAGAGGAAATAATACTTATCCATTAATTGTACAGCAAAATAATTCTTATTATGTAGCAACTTCTAACCTCTTTGATTGGATATCTTATTATATTGGCGAAAGCCTATTTTCTTATTTTCAGCAAAAACCCGAAACAAATAAAAAATTAGCTTATTTACGTCTTGAGGATGTTCACCCAGCAGCAGATATAAATCAATTGAAAGAAATTGCTGAATTACTAAAAGAGAAGAAGATTCCTTACATGATCACTGTTATTCCTGTATATACAGATCCAGATACAGGTAAAACACTACATTTAAAAGATAAACCCGAACTAGTCGATCTTTTACGCTCTATGCAAGATGATGGCGCAGCGATTATTATGCATGGTTACACTCATCAATTTTATGATAGTGAAACTGGGGAAGGTTTTGAATTTTGGGACGTAAAGACGGATCAACCAATTCGCCAACCGAAACATGAAAAACCGAAGACAAAAGATGAATTTCCAAATATAGAGTCATATAACCAATATGTAAAAAAAGGGGAAGAGTTTGAGGAAAAATATACGACAGATCATATCGAAAAGGGGATTCAAGAACTTGTAGATGCTAAACTATATCCTGCCGCCTTTGAAGCACCTCATTACACAATGTCTCAAAAAGGGTATGAAATATTATCAAGATACTTTTCAACTTATGTAGGACAACTACAGTTAAGTGATACAACTTGGAAATCCATGCACTCTCCAGCATATAGAAGTACACCATCATTTCTACATGGAATGAAATTAATGCCTGAAACAGTCGGTTTTATTGAAGAAGATAAGCCACAAGCTATTGCTAAAATGAAAGAAAATGCTTTATCTGTTGCTAAATTATCCGATGGGATTATTGGAGCATTCTATCATCCTTACTTAGGTGTGAAACCATTAAAAGAAGTGTTAAAGGATCTAGAAAGTATTCCAAATATAGAATGGATTGATTTACAAAAGGAAAAGAATGAAGTAAAAATGAAAGATATTCATATTACTACGAATAAAGAAGGCATTCACGTTAAAAAACCAACAAGTGCAAATGACATAATTGATTATATAAAGCAATATGGCTTCTTCCTTATACTAGGATTCGTTATTATTGTCTTTCTTTTATTATTAAAACGCGCGAAAAAATTAGAATCCTAA
- a CDS encoding ABC transporter permease: protein MKTYIVRRLLQMIPTLLGTSIIIFVLFALLPGDYIDSNPKITPERAAELRELYGLNKPIVERYFHWLGNALQGDFGFSLQYQEPVTSLLNKFIWNSFSVAIIALFFIWLIALIIGVFSATKQHSLFDKLVTIGVFAAMSFPSFFIGLFLIKVFAVDFKLLPIGGMIDVGSNSTGFAYVIEVAKHMILPVFILTLLGVGSLTRYFRTSMLEVVRQDYIRTARAKGLKEKTVIYKHALKNAILPAITLLAFELPGLFSGAIIIEQIFNWPGIGNIQLEALNFRDYTVLMAFTMFLSCLTIVSNFLADIVYAVVDPRIRLK, encoded by the coding sequence GTGAAAACATATATTGTTCGTAGGTTGTTACAAATGATTCCTACACTGCTTGGTACATCAATTATTATCTTCGTCCTGTTCGCACTTCTTCCTGGGGATTATATTGATTCAAATCCGAAAATTACACCGGAAAGAGCAGCTGAACTGAGGGAATTATATGGGTTGAACAAACCGATTGTTGAGCGTTATTTTCATTGGTTAGGTAATGCATTGCAAGGGGACTTTGGCTTCTCGCTTCAATATCAAGAGCCTGTAACGTCATTATTAAATAAATTTATTTGGAATTCTTTTAGTGTAGCAATTATTGCATTGTTTTTTATTTGGCTAATTGCACTTATTATCGGTGTATTCTCGGCGACGAAGCAACATTCTTTGTTCGATAAACTTGTAACAATCGGTGTTTTTGCAGCAATGTCATTCCCTTCATTCTTTATCGGTTTGTTTTTAATTAAGGTGTTTGCGGTTGACTTTAAGTTATTACCGATAGGTGGAATGATTGATGTTGGCAGTAATTCAACAGGATTTGCTTACGTGATAGAAGTTGCAAAACATATGATTTTACCAGTATTTATTTTGACACTTCTTGGGGTCGGCTCGCTAACTCGTTATTTTAGAACAAGTATGTTAGAGGTTGTAAGACAAGATTACATACGAACAGCAAGAGCGAAAGGTTTGAAGGAGAAGACGGTTATTTATAAGCATGCATTAAAAAATGCAATTTTACCGGCAATTACGTTATTAGCATTTGAATTACCTGGCTTGTTTTCTGGGGCAATTATTATTGAACAAATTTTTAACTGGCCAGGGATTGGTAATATTCAATTAGAAGCATTAAATTTCCGTGACTATACAGTATTGATGGCATTTACGATGTTTCTTTCTTGTTTAACAATCGTTTCAAACTTTTTAGCAGATATCGTATATGCAGTTGTTGATCCACGAATTCGGTTGAAGTAA
- a CDS encoding ABC transporter ATP-binding protein produces the protein MSKAVVELKDLQTHFQTEEGTVKAVNHVSFAVREGETVCVVGESGCGKSVTALSIMGLIAESGSVVGGDILYEGKSLLGMKEKELRSLRGNDIAMIFQEPMTSLNPVFTVGEQIVETLREHELLSKNEAYKKAIELIRKVGIARADEIVHSYPHELSGGMLQRIMIAVALSCNPKLLIADEPTTALDVTIQAQILDLLRQVKEEFKTSILLITHDLGVVAEMADYVVVMYGGKVIEEAPVLEIFQNPKHPYTKGLLKSKPVMGKRIDKLYSIPGQVPNLVGLDEFCYFSGRCEHCMEICEKEVPNLNVNDENHKVACWLYEERAEQ, from the coding sequence ATGAGTAAAGCGGTAGTAGAGCTGAAAGACTTACAAACACACTTTCAAACGGAGGAAGGAACAGTAAAGGCTGTAAATCATGTTAGTTTTGCTGTTCGAGAAGGTGAAACTGTTTGTGTTGTAGGTGAATCAGGTTGCGGGAAAAGTGTAACAGCTTTATCTATTATGGGGCTTATTGCTGAATCAGGTAGTGTAGTAGGCGGAGATATTCTATATGAGGGAAAAAGTCTTTTAGGAATGAAAGAGAAAGAGCTTCGTAGTTTACGAGGTAATGATATTGCGATGATTTTCCAAGAACCGATGACATCGCTGAATCCGGTCTTCACTGTAGGGGAACAAATTGTAGAGACGTTAAGGGAGCATGAACTGCTTAGTAAAAATGAAGCATATAAGAAGGCTATTGAATTAATTCGTAAAGTTGGCATAGCTCGTGCGGATGAAATTGTCCATTCTTATCCACATGAACTGAGTGGTGGTATGTTACAACGTATTATGATTGCTGTTGCGCTTAGTTGTAATCCTAAGTTATTAATTGCTGATGAACCGACAACGGCTCTTGATGTTACGATCCAAGCTCAAATATTAGACTTATTAAGACAAGTAAAAGAAGAGTTTAAAACATCCATTTTACTAATTACACATGATTTAGGCGTCGTAGCAGAAATGGCTGATTACGTTGTTGTTATGTATGGCGGGAAAGTTATTGAAGAAGCCCCAGTACTAGAGATATTCCAAAATCCGAAACACCCGTATACGAAAGGCTTGTTGAAATCAAAACCAGTGATGGGAAAACGAATAGATAAACTATATTCTATTCCAGGGCAAGTTCCTAATTTAGTTGGTTTGGATGAGTTTTGCTACTTTAGCGGGCGTTGTGAGCATTGTATGGAAATATGTGAAAAAGAAGTCCCAAATCTAAATGTAAATGATGAAAATCATAAAGTAGCTTGCTGGTTATATGAGGAGCGTGCGGAGCAATGA
- the opp4C gene encoding oligopeptide ABC transporter permease: METVTVITEKKEKKRRNASSPWRQAFKKIKKNKMALVGFYALIFMFLFCFIGPFFSPYASGKIQVALINKPPSFSHWLGTDQLGRDILTRLMQAGRISLTIGLASMVLSVILGALLGAIAGFYRGIVDNIIMRLADILMSMPGLPLLIIMGAILSEWKVPSDYRLYVIMIILSLVGWPGLARLVRGQILSLREQAFMQAADVLGIKDYRKIIYHLIPNVLPILIVVSTLGVAGSILGESALSYLGLGVVPPTPSWGNMISAANSLIDFQKRPWLWIPPGFAIFITVVSINLLGDALRDALDPKMRR, translated from the coding sequence ATGGAGACTGTTACAGTAATTACAGAAAAAAAAGAAAAAAAGAGAAGAAACGCATCATCACCATGGCGACAAGCTTTTAAAAAGATAAAGAAAAATAAGATGGCACTTGTAGGGTTTTATGCATTAATTTTTATGTTTTTATTTTGTTTTATCGGTCCGTTCTTTTCTCCATATGCATCAGGAAAAATACAAGTTGCGCTCATTAACAAACCACCTAGTTTTTCTCATTGGCTTGGTACAGATCAATTAGGAAGAGACATTTTAACAAGGCTTATGCAAGCGGGACGTATTTCATTAACCATTGGTTTAGCTTCAATGGTTTTATCAGTTATACTTGGAGCTTTATTAGGAGCGATTGCAGGTTTTTATCGTGGTATTGTGGACAATATTATTATGCGGCTTGCAGATATTTTAATGTCGATGCCAGGATTACCGTTACTTATTATAATGGGTGCGATTTTATCAGAGTGGAAAGTACCGTCTGATTATCGGTTGTATGTCATTATGATTATTTTAAGTTTAGTAGGTTGGCCAGGGCTTGCACGCCTTGTAAGAGGGCAAATTTTATCACTTAGGGAGCAAGCATTTATGCAAGCTGCTGATGTGTTAGGAATAAAAGATTACCGGAAAATTATATATCACTTAATACCTAATGTTTTACCCATTTTAATTGTCGTATCTACATTAGGTGTTGCAGGTTCTATTTTGGGAGAATCCGCGCTAAGCTACTTAGGTCTCGGCGTCGTCCCACCTACACCATCATGGGGGAATATGATTAGCGCAGCTAACTCATTAATTGATTTTCAAAAGCGTCCGTGGTTATGGATTCCTCCTGGTTTCGCAATCTTTATAACAGTTGTATCCATTAATTTACTTGGTGATGCACTTCGTGATGCGTTAGATCCAAAGATGAGACGGTAG
- a CDS encoding RAxF-45 family protein, protein MKRSLAARAKFLDFIYFCRAIFHDVVVNGIRMPFFNNCIVTIER, encoded by the coding sequence ATGAAACGTTCTTTAGCTGCACGTGCCAAATTTTTAGATTTTATCTATTTTTGTCGTGCGATTTTTCATGATGTAGTTGTTAACGGGATACGTATGCCCTTTTTTAACAATTGCATAGTGACTATTGAACGATAG
- the abc-f gene encoding ribosomal protection-like ABC-F family protein: MTICSVNNVTKSFGGNIIFENISLEIKNGERVGLVGRNGSGKTTIFGLLTGMESLDAGAIHMKKGTRIGHVAQIPKFDEAMTVYDVLSSAFKVEKELEKEMHALEKNMAEEQEQSSLQKLMERYGVIQEKFAFLGGYEIEANIMKVANGLQVTDLFSRVFTELSGGEQTKVSLAYMLLQKPDLLLLDEPTNHLDLFAVEWLEQFLKEYTGTVMVISHDRYFLDEVVTKIFDLEDGEIHVYHTNYSQFVEEKEERLLQEFQAYQEQQKKIKKMKEAIKRLREWANQANPPNEGLHKRARNMERALERIEKLKRPILERKQMGLQFEGQERSGKDVVVMKEVSKGFAGRPLFEQANLHVRFQERAAIVGRNGTGKTTLLKLLLKEMEPEAGAIRVGSSVKIGYLSQHTYENMKSNVLEAFRENVAVTEGEARHILAKFLFYGPAVFKKVTQLSGGEKMRLRLAQLMYQDINFLILDEPTNHLDIESREVLEEALEQYNGTILAVSHDRYFLNKLFEKTYWIDECKLFEFAGNYAWARQKWEEKLEKQVIKQKRQGKKSVETVPVKEKEARNLEEIENELMHVEEDVYAIECEMEHVADVERLEKLYEEKTKKELLRAELYNELENIVE; this comes from the coding sequence ATGACTATTTGTAGTGTAAATAATGTAACGAAATCTTTTGGTGGAAACATCATATTTGAAAATATATCGCTTGAAATAAAGAATGGTGAACGTGTTGGGTTAGTTGGTCGTAACGGTAGTGGGAAGACAACAATCTTTGGGCTTCTAACGGGAATGGAGAGTTTGGATGCAGGAGCTATCCATATGAAGAAAGGTACACGTATTGGTCATGTCGCACAAATTCCGAAGTTTGATGAGGCCATGACTGTATATGATGTATTGAGTTCCGCTTTTAAAGTAGAAAAGGAATTAGAAAAAGAAATGCATGCTCTAGAAAAAAATATGGCAGAAGAGCAGGAACAATCTTCTTTGCAAAAGCTAATGGAGAGATACGGAGTAATTCAAGAAAAGTTTGCGTTCCTTGGTGGTTATGAAATAGAAGCAAATATAATGAAGGTAGCAAATGGCTTACAAGTGACAGACTTATTTTCAAGAGTATTTACGGAATTAAGTGGAGGAGAACAGACGAAAGTAAGCCTTGCATATATGCTATTGCAGAAACCAGATTTACTTCTATTAGATGAGCCAACAAATCATTTAGATTTATTTGCAGTTGAATGGTTAGAGCAATTTTTAAAAGAATACACTGGAACAGTTATGGTTATTTCACATGATCGTTATTTCCTTGATGAAGTTGTAACGAAAATTTTTGATTTGGAAGATGGAGAGATTCACGTGTACCATACGAATTATTCTCAGTTCGTTGAGGAGAAGGAAGAAAGATTACTTCAAGAGTTTCAAGCTTATCAAGAGCAGCAAAAGAAAATAAAGAAAATGAAAGAAGCAATTAAGCGTCTACGTGAATGGGCAAATCAAGCGAACCCTCCGAATGAAGGATTGCATAAAAGAGCGAGAAATATGGAACGTGCGTTAGAACGTATAGAGAAATTAAAGAGGCCAATCTTAGAACGAAAACAGATGGGTCTTCAGTTTGAAGGGCAAGAGAGAAGCGGTAAAGATGTTGTTGTAATGAAAGAAGTGAGCAAAGGTTTTGCTGGCCGACCTTTATTTGAACAAGCGAATTTACATGTTCGTTTTCAAGAGCGTGCTGCTATCGTTGGTCGCAACGGCACAGGGAAGACCACTTTACTAAAATTACTATTAAAAGAAATGGAACCAGAAGCTGGCGCAATTAGGGTTGGTAGTAGTGTGAAAATCGGTTATTTATCACAGCATACGTATGAAAATATGAAGAGTAATGTATTGGAAGCATTCAGGGAGAATGTGGCTGTAACAGAGGGAGAAGCAAGACATATATTAGCTAAGTTTTTATTTTATGGTCCAGCAGTATTTAAGAAAGTAACGCAACTTAGTGGTGGAGAAAAAATGAGGTTAAGACTTGCGCAACTTATGTATCAAGACATCAATTTTCTAATTTTAGATGAGCCGACAAACCATCTTGATATTGAATCAAGAGAAGTTTTAGAGGAAGCCCTTGAGCAATATAACGGGACGATTTTAGCTGTTTCACACGATCGATATTTTTTAAATAAGTTATTTGAAAAGACGTACTGGATTGATGAATGTAAATTATTTGAGTTTGCAGGAAACTATGCATGGGCTCGTCAAAAGTGGGAAGAAAAGCTTGAGAAGCAAGTAATAAAGCAGAAACGCCAAGGAAAAAAAAGTGTTGAAACGGTTCCTGTAAAAGAGAAAGAAGCTAGGAATCTTGAAGAGATTGAAAACGAGTTAATGCATGTAGAAGAAGATGTATATGCAATAGAATGTGAAATGGAACATGTAGCTGATGTTGAAAGACTTGAAAAATTATATGAGGAAAAAACGAAGAAAGAGTTGTTACGAGCAGAGTTATATAATGAATTAGAGAATATTGTGGAGTAA
- a CDS encoding ABC transporter ATP-binding protein — MSEPLLEVKNLKTYFPIKGGIFSRTIGHVKAVDGVSFTINKGEVFGLVGESGSGKTTIGKTILRLVQKTEGEVKFKGKDVHSLSKDELRKHRPNMQLVFQDPFSSLNPRMRIGEALGEPMLAHGLATKENVREKVIEVLELCGLAPYHIDRYPHEFSGGQRQRIVIARAMVLNPEFIVADEPVAALDVSIQAQIINLFSELQEKKGLSYLFISHDLSVVEHLCTKIGIMYLGTIVETAPRDELFTNPLHPYTKALLSAVPIPDPTVKRERIILEGDIPSPANPPSGCRFHTRCPFATDVCKKTIPEFRNVGDDHFVSCHHV; from the coding sequence ATGAGTGAACCATTATTAGAGGTAAAAAACCTAAAGACATATTTTCCAATTAAAGGTGGCATATTTAGTAGAACGATCGGACATGTAAAAGCAGTTGATGGAGTAAGTTTTACTATTAATAAAGGCGAAGTGTTTGGTCTCGTTGGCGAATCAGGGAGCGGAAAAACAACGATAGGAAAAACAATTTTACGTCTCGTTCAAAAAACAGAGGGGGAAGTGAAGTTTAAAGGGAAAGATGTTCATTCTTTATCCAAGGATGAATTGAGAAAACATCGCCCTAATATGCAGCTCGTTTTCCAAGATCCATTTAGCTCATTAAATCCGAGAATGAGAATTGGAGAAGCACTTGGAGAGCCGATGTTGGCCCACGGATTAGCGACGAAAGAAAATGTTCGTGAAAAGGTAATTGAAGTATTGGAGTTATGTGGCTTAGCTCCTTATCATATTGACAGGTATCCCCATGAGTTTTCTGGTGGACAACGTCAACGTATCGTAATAGCAAGAGCTATGGTATTAAATCCAGAATTCATTGTAGCTGATGAACCTGTGGCGGCACTAGATGTATCTATCCAAGCACAAATTATTAATTTATTTAGTGAGTTACAGGAGAAAAAGGGATTATCTTATTTATTCATTTCACATGATTTGAGTGTAGTAGAACATTTATGTACGAAAATCGGAATTATGTATTTAGGTACGATTGTGGAGACGGCGCCGCGTGATGAGTTATTTACCAATCCGCTACATCCGTATACAAAAGCATTGTTATCAGCCGTTCCAATACCAGATCCAACAGTGAAGCGAGAGCGAATTATACTAGAAGGGGATATTCCAAGTCCAGCAAATCCACCTTCAGGTTGTCGTTTTCATACACGTTGCCCGTTTGCAACAGATGTTTGTAAAAAAACAATACCAGAATTTCGTAATGTTGGTGATGATCATTTTGTTTCTTGTCATCATGTATAA